A stretch of DNA from Ricinus communis isolate WT05 ecotype wild-type chromosome 4, ASM1957865v1, whole genome shotgun sequence:
ttttcaatttttagcCTTTAAAATTTCAAGTTATACGTCAAAACTAATGATTCCTCTCTACTAATCATATATATTGAGAAGCTTAATTCAGATTGGAAAAAAATCGGCTTATAATAATACTATTCGTTTAATTGCTAAAAGAACAGTATATTTTgcatttattatcaaatttaatatacattatttaaatttttaattttaacattaatttcaattttaactttcaataaaattatcaacaaAATTTATTGACGTGGTGTAAATTTCggcaacaataataaaaagaaaaaattgattcAGCACTTcgactattaaaatattatcgttTAAGTAcataagattaataaaattctaaaataaaaaaataaaaaataataatttatgtacttaaataataatattttaataatataacgaattaacaattttaatattaattcggttcttttttgttattgcCAGAGTTTATGTCAAGCTAGTAGATTTGAcaaataattctattaaatactaaaaatgaaatcaatattaaaatataatgttaaaattgaaatttaaaaattatatgctaaatttgatatcaagaataaagtttaaatttttttaaaaaattaagccAATATTATTTgatgtataaaaaaattaattaggatagacgtaaattttataattatttaataaatttaaggtGATGAAAATTCAATTTACAAATTGAATAGTCAAAATATCAACTACACAGATATTTAATGTTTAGTTTAAATAGCAAAAGTAATTGCTTTTAGAATATAGAATTCTGGAGTTCGCACAATATAAGATTTCGCATTTATAAGGATAGTTATTTCTTTATCGTATAGATGACCGGCCGACCATGTGTTCATTATCACTATCAAAAGGCATACATTACATGATTGAAAAACAATGCTAATTAGGTACGGAAATTTATAGCACTTTATGGTTGGATGGCAAATGGTAAGGGATCCATTGATTTATGTCTTCATCGGTTTAGGTAAGAGGGATATTAAActtgtcttttttcttcttttttttttttttttaatcacaGATAAATTTGGAATTTGAAATCTTAACCCGGGAGTATTTTATAGTtcaaaaaagtattaaaatatttttcaaacaccttcatagtttataatttaaatacataattattattataattatagctAGCATAATACATAGTATATTTAAAGAGgtaatattataattgaaataaacgAAATACTAAATTGTTCAAGGAAAAGCCTAATAAACGAATATTTTGTCCAATTCCGCAATTACAACAAATTCAATGATAATAagcataattatatttttttctacattatgtatctaattttaaaaagagtatattaataataggGTAAAATGTATtacctttaaattttttaattttatttttattaagttctttaaaattttaattttaattttattaaaaatctatagaagaagaaaggattcatttaattaataatttaaagatcAGTACACAAATGTCGGAGAAAATTTTACGATTTGCTCGAAGATTCAGTTATTTCACTTCCATATTCAAATGTAAAagtatttctaaattatttttgaagataatttttttggttgaATTTTTATACATGTTGGTTTGCTCTCAAGGTTTATGTTATATCCAAGGTGTTGGATCACAGCTAATGTTTGGATAATGAGAAAATAGAAGaggaaacagaaaaaaagGAGATAGAAGAGTTGCAAAACGAGGAGATAaataagagagagaaaaagactTAAGAGAGATTAAGAAATATCAATTGTAATATTGTTCAGATATTTGTGTTGATGAAATATTACtgtttgttaaaagaaaaaaaagaagctgGAGATGGTTTTCCTTATGGGCGAAGGGCCTCAGTTAGACAACGAGATGAGTAGAGGCAACTCAAACCCAATCAAGTCCGTAGATTCAAAGCCCATTTCCATTTAAACccgaacttaattaattctaaatgaGTCAAACCAAAACGACCAGTTTTAATCTAACCTCTCATAATACAAATAAGATCATAAACTAAGTTTATGTATGTATCAATTCACATATTATGTCTTTTTGaaaatagatataaatatatatatatatatatataaaggcaGCAGGTTGAAGGTTGGGTCTGGTAAATGAGGTGGACTTTCCATCAGATTAGAGGAAGCAAAGGAATGCGGCCTcctattaaaatatagtaatttgttatattaattataataataaagaaaattaaaaataggtTGAAGAATCTTGTTCAAGCAAAATTTGCTTAGCCTTCTCTATCAATCTTCTGCTCGTTGTTTCTCTATTcatgaaaaaaagaagaaaaagctCATTTCTTGTAGTTCCAAGAAAACCTTTGTAACTGCTGTTTCTTGTGACATTTTAACTGGCAAGTTTGGGTACTTCCTCAGCTGAATTCTTGATTGAGCTAGTTCTTTGTTAGATTTCTTGTGATCTTTTCCTTTCGCTTTGCATTTTTGTGCtttaaaaaaagagtaaaaagcTAAAAGAATGGAGATTTGGAAGTGGGCTTTTCTTGGAATTCTATTGTATGCTTTCTTCTTATCAAGTAGCAGTGCTTTCAAGCTGGGTAGCAGTCAACGTACTGAGAGGATTTCAGGTGAGATTTCTTTAATCCATCTCCCTTAATTTTTGTGACtgctttatatatttttcttaattaccTTTTCCAGCTTTGTGAGGTTTCTTCAGTTGTTTAATTCAGTTGGTTTTTGCAATTTTCTGGATTTTAACTGTGATGTAGGTTTAGTAACtgaattttagggttttaggtCTCTTAGTTCTGGTAAATTTGTTGGATACGATATATTTTTCGGATCTGCTCGAGTACGAGCTAAATTGAAGATTtaagctttattttattttctaagttCTAACGCTAGTCAACTGTAATTGTGTCTAATTGGCATTGGTTGAAGTTAAcaaattactttatattttctagTCAATCAGTTCTAAGATCTATGTATGCTCTATCGCTATAGTTTAAGAATTTCCCAAGTTTGGAACACTGTTCTGAAGTCTTTGTGTTCGGGTAAGCTGTATCTTCCTCTCCTTGTAGCAAAGAGAATCGTCTTGGAGCTTGAAAGTACTGCATGTTGTTTCTTGACTAACTGAAATAGCCTGAAAAAATATCAGTTATCAAGCATGACATAAGTTGAGGACAGGACTCAATCCATCATTATAGTAatgtatttaaaattgaataggTGGAAATGGTTGAAGTTTTTTTCCTCTCAAATCAATTAAGCCATATATCAATCTAGTACGGATCACTAAATGGAAACTTATCCTCCATTCTCCTCAGTTTCAGGGTACATTTATAGAATGCTCGATTGCTGCAAAACCTTTCTTTACTGCTTTTTCCCATGTCATCCTCAATAATAGTTGCGTATTTTGTCATCATTTGACTCGTATAGGATGTAACTTGAACTGGAATTAGATGTATTTGCTGGGATAGTACTAGCTTGCATTTGCTTGATTACatgctaataattaaaagcgaaagaaaaaacatagaAGGAGTTTATTAGAATGAACCTAGGTGTGGAAAAAGTTAACTTTTGACTGTAATTATTGTTTGTTGCTCATAGCTGTAGATTGTGTTGTCTGTTTCCAATTCCAATAAGAAAGCTTGTGAAAAGGCAGAAGATGCTAAGTAAAGCTACAAGGTGATGCTTTTGGAGCTAATGTTTTAGGTTTATATATTTCAAGTTTGATCTGAACAAAACAGAATGGTGAAAGTGTTCTTTGTAATCGACCCCAGCTATTTTAGACTTGATTGATCCAAGTTGAATGTCTGAAATTTCCAGGTTAGAAATAACTTAGTGGCAtggaatatatttaatatactgATGGGTACGTTTTTGTTAGGAAGGCATAAAGTAACTGAAGAAGTTTCTTTCTTAGTTTAGTAGTTGCTCTTTGTTCTACCTGCTTCATATCCTCCAACACTACTTGAACCAAGAAGAGGAAATGCCATGCTTCGGAAAGCCATATTACACTGTATTTGGTTAGAGATTATCAAACACAAGCTGTATGGTAGTAGACATGTCTGACTTGGACTAATCCTACCTCGACTATTGAAAGACCATGCAATATGTTAAAGGCCGAAGTATGAAGAGGGGGAAATGATGGTTTCTTCTTGCTAACTATGAGGAGTAACATGCcttttttatgcttatatCAGTACATTGGGATAATAAtgtcaataatttttaattattttgaagcTATTAAACCCTGTATAAAGTTTTATATAAGATCTTTACAGGTGATTGGATTGTATAATCTGTAGGTAGTGCTGGTGATGTTTTGGAAGACGATCCTGTGGGAAGACTAAAAGTTTTTGTTTATGAACTTCCAAGCAAATACAATAAGAAGATTCTGCAAAAGGATCCAAGATGCCTCACCCACATGTTTGCTGCTGAGATCTTTATGCATCGGTTTCTGTTATCTAGCCCTGTTCGAACCCTAAACCCTGAGGAAGCTGATTGGTTTTATACCCCTGTATACACCACTTGCGACTTGACACCGAATGGCCTCCCTTTGCCTTTTAAATCGCCAAGAATGATGAGAAGTGCAATCCAGCTTATTTCTTCAAACTGGCCTTATTGGAATCGGACGGAGGGAGCTGATCACTTTTTTGTAGTGCCCCATGACTTTGGAGCATGCTTCCATTATCAAGTGAGTAAATCtatttctttcatgtttgTCCTTCCTGGTATCTCCAGACTGTCGACTTGCTGTTTTATGCAATTTGAGCCAGTTGACTTCATATTATGGTTCCCAAAGTCCCGAGAACGTTTCTTTCTTGTTCTGTATCAAATTGTCAATGTGTAGTAATAATCTTTTCTCTATCAGGTAGTTATTTTCCAGaaattctatttctttatttttctaagtctTTCACACGTGCTTTTGCAGGAAGAGAAGGCCATTGAAAGAGGAATTCTTCCTATGCTTCAGCGTGCTACCTTGGTGCAAACTTTTGGACAACGGAATCATGTTTGTTTAAAAGAGGGCTCAATCACAATTCCTCCATATGCCCCGCCACAGAAAATGCAAGCCCACCTGATTCCCGAGAAAACTCCTAGATCTATCTTTGTCTACTTCCGAGGATTGTTTTATGATGTGGGAAATGACCCAGAAGGTGGCTACTATGCAAGGTATTTTTCATATTGTTTTCACATTAACAGGAAACATTTTAGTTCTcgagttttttctttctgctcCACTAGCACTGAAGGCTGAAATCCATTTTCTACCACATTGTCGAAACTTGCAAATAAGAAACATCACTTCTTAGTTATGGCATGTACCTTCTAGTATTCTTgagaagtaaaagaaatattcaaataaatatttagtgtGTTGGTAAACTGCTATATGCAAGTGGAGGGGAATATAAAGTGTCACAATGTGATGTAAGTTTAAGCAAGGTGTTAACTGAATCCCTCTCCACTTTAAACTTTTACAGAGGTGCACGAGCAGCAGTGTGGGAGAACTTTAAGGACAATCCGCTTTTTGACATTTCCACAGAACACCCAACTACATACTATGAAGACATGCAAAGAGCTGTGTTTTGTTTATGTCCACTTGGTTGGGCCCCATGGAGTCCAAGATTAGTTGAAGCAGTGATATTTGGTTGCATTCCTGTTATTATAGCAGACGACATTGTTTTACCCTTTGCTGATGCTATCCCATGGGAAGAAATTGGTGTGTTCGTAGATGAGAAAGATGTTCCCAATTTGGACACCATTCTCACTTCCATTCCACCAGAAGTAATACTGAGGAAGCAGAGATTGCTTGCGAACCCTTCAATGAAGCAGGCAATGCTATTTCCACAACCTGCTCAAGCAGGAGATGCCTTCCATCAAGTTCTGAATGGACTAGCACGGAAATTACCACATGACAGAAGTGTTTACTTGAAGCCAGGGGAGAAAATCTTGAACTGGACTGCAGGTCCTGTTGGTGACCTGAAACCTTGGTAGCAGCCATGGCATCTCGTTACTTAAAGTAGATTCTTAGGATTCGTTCTCCTCGCCCCACTGATCGACAGAGTTGTAAGAAATGTAAATCTCAAACTTGCCACAATGTGTTGGATTGTGCATTGTTTTTTTGCAGGTTTAGGGGCGTTGCTATGAGCTTATTACTTTCAGTTAGTCGCCTCATTTTATAGTGTATAAAAATCATGTACTCCATGAAGTCCGGCAGCttgttttattcttattctggCGTTACCGTTTCTTCCttctataaattattttgtgaCTATTGACCAACTTTCTATTATGCATGTTTTAACGTATCAGTAAAGTTATCCGAGGTAGTGAAGAATGTCTCTCTGAGATTGGCGATGCCTGTCAGACTCGTCATTGTCTTTCTGATTTGCACAAACTAAATGGGTTACGCAAGAAACAAGAGCCAGTCCCGGAGAAGCCCAACTTACATAATCCAAAGGAGAGGGCTTGCGCCCCTAAAGATAAAGTGACCTTGTACAATAGTGCATGAAAAAGGTCAGTCGACCCCAGTATCGGACAAACACAGTAGAAGACAGCGACCaaggtaaaataaattaggaaCGAATAGAGAAATTTTCGGAATCGACAAAGATGAGGAGATAACGGGTGCATGATATTTAGTGCCCTCCCATTCGCCAATAATACGCTCTTTCAGACCCCTCACTCTCCGATATTCATCTCCTCCGCATGCATAAAAACATCGCAGATTGCGGACGGAAGTGGTACGGTGGACAATGACGATCGTGACTGGCGTTTGTCCTATACAGAATAACTTCTAGTGGAAGTAGGGCGAGGAGGCAATAGATTCATCTTGTCATGGAAGATAGACATGAAGGATAAGGCTCTGTAAGAGTGACCGGAGGGGCTAATAGTTAAACCATACCGCCCATGCCGATCCGCCAACTTTCAAGGACTTACTTTCCGTTGACACCTACTAGTTACCTAATAACATCTTAATCTCCAATCTACGAATAAGAAATAGGAAGCATCTGGCCGAGTAGCAGTCAATAGGCGGAGAAGAAGTAAAAGGCGAATATATCTTTGCCCCCCTCTTCAGTCAATGCTTTGGCCTTCGTCTCTTTTGCCTTTTTTATGACCAGTTTTGTATGTTAGCGCGGGGGCTATTTATATTACTCTATTTGTTTGAGAAAAAGACATTCCAAAGCCATAGCTATTCCGTGTAAGCTGAAAAAGGTAGTTATGTGCGTCTCAATACTTGCCTTCAAGCTAGACCCCAATAATGGGTAGATTCATCCCAAACATCATAGCTATAATCGTTTCTAATAAGTATCTATTTTTCCTCTCAGCTATTTCCAGAAGTATACGCACAAGATCTCAGTGCCTCTGGAAAGAAGATATTGAGAGAATTCTGTGGACATGTATTCTCCTCCGGAATCTAATCGTAaaaaattttttttgtattgaaAATAATGTCTGGCTTGTCGATTGTTCGTCCAGGGGAGGTGAAAATTGGACGGTTCATGCTGGCGAGATCGCCTATTTATTTCATCCTTCTTTCCTCACATGAATCATGAATGGGGGGGAAGTGGCTCTTTCTCACGACTAGGGGGTTCTAGactaaataggaaaaaaaCCACGCGGAGCGCTCTTCCAAAAGCCCGTTCAAACTCCACCGTTATAATCCCTACTGGGAACACACACGTTCTATTGTTGAGGGTTCGGAGGAGGTATATTATGTCACTTTCGATCCGACTTCGTCACACGAAGACTCGTTCAGTGATTCCAAAGCTAGCTCTAGGAGAATTTCTGAACCTATTTTCTATGGCTTAAGGAAGGGCAGCAAGCACTAGTAGGGAAGCGGAGAGAGagactttctttgttttttaaacTAACTCAACATTTTCAAAGCGTGAAATCGAGTTTTCTTAGGATCCTTTAGGAAGTGAGGGTGTTACGATTAatcatattgagaaataagACTAATAATCacataaatatgaataaataagcaagaaaaataagaacataagGATTTAATATGCCTACGTCCTCGGGAGCGATGAGCGGCTGTattatatcattgatatactaACTAGGTTAtgaatacaaaaaatatatataacccTTGgcacaattaaaaaaatactccGCTCTGTTTGCTCATTGCATTGCGCTTTATTCGCTCGCTCCGCTCCAGCATCTGTTTTTTAAATTGGTATATGAGTCATACCTAAcaaattcatttcttttaacgACGCTTACTGTGGTTATAAAGTTATAATGAATATGCTTACGTATTAAAAAGTTTggttaaataatatttcatgcaacaaaattttataaaagtgcTCCAAATTTGCATCtcatactttattattattatttttttctttttctttaaacagTAACagccaaataaaaatttcaagaaaattgTGCGACAAAGATAAACGAGTGACAAGTGAGTACAAGGGACCTGGTGTTTTGTGTGGGGGACATGGAAGCCACGCTCCCacatctttctttttgttctagAAACTAACACCCAATAACTCTTCTTGATTTTACCTTCTATAATATTCACCACTCTCTTATCTCCTCATCTCTTATTTCTCTTCTCTCTGCTACTGTTGGAAGAGAGAAAGAGCACTgggaaagaaaatagaagattAGGTGGTTAAAGAAACAATGGCCGCCCTGCATGCACCCTCGAGGCTTCAGGCCTCCATGTCAACACCGCTACCTTCTCTTCTGGCTCCCATTAGCAGCAATGCTGGCCTGAGACCACCACCTGATCGTTTTGCTTTgaaatcctctttcttttctccatCACTTCATCTCTTGCTTCCTTCTAATCAGCACCGCCCtcttgctgctgctgctccgAGATTCTCCATGCGTGTTGCATCCAAGCAAGCTTATATTTGTAGAGATTGCGGGTAACTTTAAATACTTTTGAGTTTCCTGATTTGAAttgctctttattttttcctaaAAGTTGCATGAAGGAAAGAAATTTTGTGATTGGTATAATTCTGGTGGTTTCAGGTATATCTACAATGAAAGGACTCCCTTTGAGAAGCTGCCTGACAAGTATTTCTGCCCTGGTACTTGCTTCttcttattatctttatttccAAAGAGAGAAATTATCCACAATTACATGGACTGTGAAATGGAGTGATCCTGCTTAtgttttaattgattatatcACATTATCTCTCCACAAATGAGTTGCAATCTGCCTTTATGGATGTTATTCAAGAATTGACGATCGTGATTGGCATAGATGGCCTGCCTTATCCATACGATGATGATTTGATTGGTCGATTAAGTCAGGCATCTGATCATAGACAAAGGGAGATGATTGTTTAGATTTGCTTAAAGggttaaataaatatatacttgaATTTTGTTTTGCAGTCTGTGGAGCTCCTAAAAGGAGATTCAGGCAATATACGCCAACTGTGAACAAAAATGATAATCAAACAGATACTAGAAAAGCACGCAAGGCACAAATTCAGAGAGATGAGGCAATTGGGTGAGTATATTTAGTGTTTCTTACTTACTTTTCCGTGCTAAAAATACAGCCTGTTTATAGGGTAAATATGTACTTTGCAGGCGAGCTTTGCCAATTGCAATTGTAGTTGGAGTCGTGGCTCTTGCTGGTTTATATTTCTACCTCAGTAGCAGCTTCCAAGGTTGACAGGGAGCAAAATCCACTTAAAAGAGATGCTATCTTGTGAATGCTTCAGTTCATACAACAGAGCAAttcttgtaattttattatatttgggTGGGAaacaccttttttttttttttttggtcttTGTTTCAAGATTAAGATATccaattttcttataaaattttgtgataataaaaatatgctCAACTTTCGTATCATCAACTAAAGAAGCTGAACAAGCGTGTTGCAAACGTGGGCGAAGTTAGAGAAACTCCAAATTCCAAGAAATCTCCAGGGTGAAACATTATAATCTCGTTCAATCCTCTTTATGTTTTCCCTATTGGAAGAGCAAAATGGTGAAGGACTAATCATAATGAGCTCAAATAAACCCACTAGTGTCTTTGCACTATACAAGAAGCCTCCGGAGAACTCTAATATCTAGCATTCCACATTCATCAGGTGTAATGTTATATTGTTAACTGACCAAGAAACTAAAAAACGATGGATGGATTACAAGGTTAAAGTGGCAGGAAAAtagaaatttgataaaataatttatgtttgaaATTTTACACATGGTTGCTGTGGATGTCGCAAGTGATCATTCTTGCAATACAAAAGAACCCTCTATTCTTTTCTCCATTGATAGCGGAGGAGGGAAATTCAAGGGAGAAAACATGTCATTAACACTAGAGCCTGGCGCAGGCTTGAATTCATAAGGACCTTCTTTCACTCCCCAAACCTGCAACCAGCAAAGAAAGAACAATTTTCAAACCGACAGATTGTAGCCCCTATTTCAAACAACTTCCAAAT
This window harbors:
- the LOC8275480 gene encoding probable beta-1,4-xylosyltransferase IRX10L; the protein is MEIWKWAFLGILLYAFFLSSSSAFKLGSSQRTERISGSAGDVLEDDPVGRLKVFVYELPSKYNKKILQKDPRCLTHMFAAEIFMHRFLLSSPVRTLNPEEADWFYTPVYTTCDLTPNGLPLPFKSPRMMRSAIQLISSNWPYWNRTEGADHFFVVPHDFGACFHYQEEKAIERGILPMLQRATLVQTFGQRNHVCLKEGSITIPPYAPPQKMQAHLIPEKTPRSIFVYFRGLFYDVGNDPEGGYYARGARAAVWENFKDNPLFDISTEHPTTYYEDMQRAVFCLCPLGWAPWSPRLVEAVIFGCIPVIIADDIVLPFADAIPWEEIGVFVDEKDVPNLDTILTSIPPEVILRKQRLLANPSMKQAMLFPQPAQAGDAFHQVLNGLARKLPHDRSVYLKPGEKILNWTAGPVGDLKPW
- the LOC8275479 gene encoding uncharacterized protein LOC8275479, which produces MAALHAPSRLQASMSTPLPSLLAPISSNAGLRPPPDRFALKSSFFSPSLHLLLPSNQHRPLAAAAPRFSMRVASKQAYICRDCGYIYNERTPFEKLPDKYFCPVCGAPKRRFRQYTPTVNKNDNQTDTRKARKAQIQRDEAIGRALPIAIVVGVVALAGLYFYLSSSFQG